The Azospirillum baldaniorum genome segment GCTTGCCCGTGGGCCCCTTGGTGACGACCAGCGGCCAGGTGATGAGGGGGGCCGGCTCGCCCGGCCAGCAGCTCTGCACCGGCAGGCGGCCGAGGTCGATCTGGTCGCCGGTCAGCACCACCTCCTGGCAGGGGGCGGAGCCGACCGTCTTCGGCTTCATCGACAGCACGGTCTTGGCGAGCGGGATCAGCTCCATCGCCTCGCGGAAGCCGCCCGGCGGCTCCGGCTGCTTCAGGAAGGCCAGCGTCTCGCCGACGCTGCGCAGTTCGTGCGGCTCACGGTCCATGCCCCAGGCGACGCGTTCCACCGTGCCAAACAGGTTGACCAGCACCGGCATCTCCGAGCGGGTGCCGTCGGCCTTGATGACGTTCTCGAACAGCACCGCCGGGCCGCCTTCGGCGAGCAGGCGGGTCTGGATCTCGGTCATCTCCAGCGCCGTGGACACCGGCTCCCGGACCACCACCAGCCGCCCGGCCTTCTCCAGCCGGTCGATGAAGTCGCGCAACGAGGTGTAGGGCATGGTCGAAGGTCCGTTCGGGTGCGATGGGGTCGGATCGGGAGAGGGCGCTTAGCATCGGCCTGGAGGGCGCCGCGTCAAGGGGGGAGGTGCCGCCTCACGCGGGTTCCTTCACGCTGCGCAGGGCGCGGCGGACGATGCGGCGGGTGGCGTCCGGGTCAGGGCTGTCCGTCTCCCAGCGGGCGCAGATGGCCTGCACCCAGCCGGGCTGGCTCTTCGCCGCGTCGTTCAGCCAGTTGGCGACCGAATCCTGGACGTAGCGCGCGCCGTCCGCCCGCAGCGGGTCGAGGACCGGCAGGCCGCGCGCCGGGTCGGTCTTCAGCGCACCGATGTGGCTGCACCAGACGCCGCGGGGGCGCGTGGCCTCGCTGGCGAAGCGGCGCAGTCGCTCCGACGGCTCGGCGGTCCACGGCGTGAGGAGGGCCAGCGCCTCGTCGATGGCGGCGGCGATGTGGGGGCGCAGCGCCAGCCACGCCCATTCGCGCACGCCGAAATGCGGGTCGTCGGCGAGCGGGCGGACACGATCCAGCCGCTCCGCCAGAGTCAGGCCGGAAGCCGCCGCCAGCGCATAGCAGGCCCAGCCGCGCACCGTGTCGGAGGGGTGGGCGGCCAGCCGCTCCACGGCCCCCAGACCGAGACGCTCGACGGCCGCGCTTCCCGCCGCCGCCATGCGCCGGGTCACGCCGTCCTTCGGGTCGAAGGACACGGCGTCCGCGGCTTCCGGAACGGCGGCGGCCAGCAGGGCGGCGAAGTCGATGGCGAGCGATTCGGCCAGCGTGGCGGTCTCGCGCCGGCCCGCGTTCAAGTCGGCCAGCACGTCCGGCGGGATGTCGGCCATCCGGGTGGCGCCCTTTCGCGGGGCGGTCGTGGTCATGCTCAGGCCTCCGGCAGCAGGCGCCAGATCACCGTTTCGCGCATCTCGCGGTCCTCCAACTCCAGGGAGGTCGGGACGCTGTACTGCGCGACCCGCTCGATTCCGTTGAGCGGGACATAGGCGCGGCCCGGATCGCCCAGCAGGACCAGCGTGCCGGTTGCGGCGATTCCGCGCAGCCAAGCGGTCACCCGGTCGGCCATCGGCTTCTCGTAGCAGACGTCGCCGGCCAGGACGACGTCGATGCCGGGCAGGGGACGGTCCACCAGATCGGCGCTGACCGCCTTCACGTCGACTCCGTTGGATTCGGCGTTCAGGGCGATGGCGGACAGGGCGAAACGGTCGATGTCGCAGGACTGAACGCGCGCCGCTCCGGCCATCATCGCGGCGATGCCGACCAGCCCGGTGCCGGCGGCGAAATCCAGCACCGACTTGCCCGCGACCAGCTCCGGCCGGTCGAGGACGAGCCGGGCCACCGCCTGACCGCCCGGCCAAGCAAAGGCCCAATAGGGCGGCGGTACATTGGACTCTTTCAAAGAATCCTCCGTAGCCTCCCACAACGGCGTGATTTCCGTCGCCAGATGCAGCGCGATTTCGGGCAGCAAAGGAGTCCGCGTTACGACCGTGTTGGAGCGGATGAAGTCGATTTGAGAAAAGTTGTTCATAACTGGACTCTCACCGGAGCTGCGCGGGGATGGATGATCTATCCACAACCGGTTTTGGTTACATAATTCAAACGGAGTAGACACACCTGCTGTCCCGTGTTACCCGTTCGAAAGGAGAAAAACAAAGGTCATGGGGCTGATATGCGGTCGAAAGGGATTGCACTCTGCGCATCGTTCGCGGCGTTCATCGCTCTCAGCCCGTTCACCATATCCCAAGCCCAGGCCCAGGACGGGGATTGCGTCCGCACGCTGCGTTCCATATCGGATTTCGAGATCCGGGGCGATGCCTGGACGTGGTGGAACACCGCCGCCGAGCAATATGAACGTGACAAGCGCCCGGCGCTCGGTTCCGTCCTCGTCTTCAAGCGGTCGCAACGGCTCGGCCGCGGCCACGTCTCCCTGGTCAGCCACATCATCGACCGCCGCACCATCGAGGTGGACCACTCCTGGCTCGACGGCCGTGGCCTGCGCCGCAACATGCGCGTGGTCGACGTGTCGCCGCGCAACGACTGGACGGCCGTCCGCGTCTGGCACGAGCCGTCGGACCAGCTCGGCCTGCGCGTCTACACCACCTACGGCTTCATCCTGCCGGAGGGCGAGGAGGCGGAGATCCGTCAGGCCGATGCCCGGGATGCCGGCATTGGCAGCACCTTCGCCGTGGCTCCGCAGGGCCGCGCCGCGCCCAAGCCCGCCGCCGGGCCGCGCCTGATGGAAGCCTCCCTGAAAGGCCACGCCGTCGCCGTTCCGGGCCGCAAGCCGCAGGTGCTGACCGCGTCCCTCACCCTCTCCGGCAAGGGTATCGCCGCGAAGATGGTTCCGCCGCTTCAGACCGCCGCCGTGCTGCCGGCCCGCAAGCCGACCCAGCCGGCCGCGCAGAAGGGCGTCGAGATGGTGGCCTCCACCGAGGGCATCCGTGCGGTCCTGCCGCCGCGCAAGCCGGGCTCCGGCGACAGCACCGTCGCCGAGCTGACGCGCTGAAACCTCCCTCCAAGGCCCCTGCCGCCTAGATTTTTCCGGCCAGGAAGGCCGCCAGCACCAGCCAGCCGAACCAGCGGTTCGACTTGAATTTCGTCAGGCAGTCCGTCTGGTCGTCGGGGTTCCAGGTCGCCACCTGCCAGGACAGCTGCAGCGCGGCCAGCGAAAGCAGCGGCAGGAACAGCCCGCCCAGCCCGGCCAGACGCCCGGCGATGCCGATCCCCACGAAGGTCAGCGTGTAGAAGCCGTAGATCCAGATCTTGCTCTGGTCGCCCAGCCGCAGGGCGGTGGACTTCACGCCGATTCGCGCGTCGTCCTCCTTGTCCTGGTGGGCGTAGATGGTGTCGTAGCCCAGCGTCCAGACGATCCCCGCGGCGTACAGCGCCAGCGCCGGCCATTCCAACTCGCCGCGCACCGCCGTCCAGCCCATCAGGGCGCCCCAGTTGAAGGTCAGCCCCAGGAACGCCTGCGGCCACCAAGTGATGCGCTTCATCAGCGGGTAGGTGAAGACCAGCACCAGCGACAGCACACCCAGCCCGATGGTGAGCAGATTGAACTGCACCAGCACCGCCAGCCCGATCAGGAGTTGGAAGACGAGGAAGGCCAGTGCCTGTTTCACCGACACCTGCCCGGAGGGGATCGGGCGCGTCCGCGTGCGCTCCACCATGGCGTCGAAGTCGCGGTCGAGGATGTCGTTGACCGTGCAGCCGGCCCCGCGCATGACCACGGCGCCGATTGCGAACAGCGCCATCAGCCAGAGGTCGGGCAGCGGCCCCGACCCGGCCAGCGCGATGCTCCACCAGCCGGGGAACAGCAGCAGCCATGTGCCGATGGGCCGGTCCAGCCGCGCCAGCCGCAGATAGGGACGGACCGCCGCCGGGGCGAAGCGGTCGATCCAGTCGCCGCGCCGGATGTCGGTGAAGTCGCCGGGGGCGGGGGAGGCGGGGCTGGTCATGGCGGACTCGAGATGGAGAGTGGAAGAAGCCGGGGGCAAGGTAGCGGCGGGGGTGGGTCCCCGCAAGGCTGGGCCGTTTCCGCCCCGCAGCGTTATCGCTATAGTCGGCGCCGCACACCGGAGACCTCGCGCCATGTCAATCCAACCGAAAACCCGCCTCTATGTGGACAGCCCCCTCGGCGAGGGGCAGGCGGTGGGCCTCGACCACGAGCGGGCGCATTTCCTGCGCCATGTCCTGCGGCTCGACAAGGGCGACGTCGTGGCCGTCTTCAACGGGCGGGACGGCGAATGGCTGGCCGCCATCGACGGCTTCGGCAAGGGCTGGTGCTCGCTTACCGTGACCGCGCAGCGGCGTCTCCAGGCGGCCGGGCCGGACCTCTGGCTGCTGTTCGCCCCGATCAAGCGCGGGCGCATCGATTTCGTCGCGGAGAAGGCCAGCGAGCTGGGCGTGTCGCGGCTGTGGCCGGTCTTCACCCGCCGCACCGACCCCAACCGCGTCAACACCGACCGCCTGCTTGCCAACGCCATCGAGGCCGCCGAACAGTCGGAGCGGCTGACCGTGCCGGAGATGGCCGACCCGCTGCCGCTGGACAGGGCGCTGGCCGGCTGGCCGGCCGAACGTACGCTGTACCTGTGCGCCGAGGCCGGGAACGTACGCCCCATCGCGGAGGCCGTCCGCGGGCGTCCGCGCGGCCCCGCCGCCTTCCTGATCGGGCCGGAGGGCGGCTTTGCGCAGTCCGAACTTGACGAAATTTGCAAACTCCCCTTTGTTGTTCCCGTCGGTCTGGGGCCCCGCATTCTCCGGGCCGACACGGCGGTGGTCGCGGCGCTCGCCTGCTGGCAGGCCCTTGCGGGGGACTGGACGGCGGACGGCGGCGACACCCGACCGCCCTTCCGCGCGCCGGCCGACCCCACCGTCGGGGAGTAAGGGCCGCTCGACGCGCCGCTGTTCCGAGGCGGGCCGTTTGACACTTTGGCGAATTCAGACTTTTTGAAAGCGGGAGCTTCCATGTCCGCACCTCCGCAGACGCGTGGTGAACCGATCACCGACCGCCGCCAACTGGCGGCCTATCTGGAATCCGGCAACAAGCCGGCCGACCAGTGGCGCATCGGGACCGAACACGAGAAATTCGCCTACCGCGTCTCCGACCACCGGCCGCTGCCCTACGAAGGGCCGGATGGAATCGGCGAACTGCTGACGCGCCTGCAGCGCTTCGGCTGGGACCCGGTGGAGGAGAAGGGCAACCTGATCGCCCTGACCCAGGGCATGGCGAACATCACGCTGGAGCCGGGCGGGCAGGTGGAACTGTCCGGCGCCCCGCTGGAGACCCTGCACCAGACCTGCGCCGAGGTGCACCGTCACCTCGATCAGGTGAAGGAGATCGGCGGGGAACTGGGCATCGCCATGATGGGCCTCGGCTTCCAGCCGAAGTGGCGGCGCGACGAGATCCCCTGGATGCCCAAGGGCCGCTACAAGATCATGGGCGACTACATGCCCAAGCGCGGCAATCTCGGCCTGGACATGATGATGCGCACCTGCACCGTGCAGGTGAACCTGGACTTCGCGTCGGAAGCCGACATGGTGAAGAAGTTCCGGGTCAGCTTGGCGCTTCAGCCCATCGCCACGGCACTGTTCGCCAACTCGCCCTTCACCGAGGGCAAGCCGAACGGCTTCCAGAGCTTCCGCAGCCACATCTGGACCGACACCGACCCCGACCGCACCGGCGACCTGCCCTTCGTGTTCGAGGACGGCTTCGGGTTCGAGCGGTACGTGGACTACCTGCTCGACGTGCCGATGTACTTCGTCTACCGAGACGGCACGTACATCGACGCTTCCGGCCAGTCCTTCCGCGACTTCATGCAGGGCCGCCTGCCGGCGTTGCCGGGCGAGGTCCCGCTGATCACCGACTGGGCCGACCACATGACCACCTCCTTCCCCGAGGTGCGTCTGAAGAAGTATCTGGAGATGCGCGGCGCCGACGGCGGTCCCTGGCGCCGCCTGTGCGCCCTGCCGG includes the following:
- a CDS encoding HEAT repeat domain-containing protein encodes the protein MTTTAPRKGATRMADIPPDVLADLNAGRRETATLAESLAIDFAALLAAAVPEAADAVSFDPKDGVTRRMAAAGSAAVERLGLGAVERLAAHPSDTVRGWACYALAAASGLTLAERLDRVRPLADDPHFGVREWAWLALRPHIAAAIDEALALLTPWTAEPSERLRRFASEATRPRGVWCSHIGALKTDPARGLPVLDPLRADGARYVQDSVANWLNDAAKSQPGWVQAICARWETDSPDPDATRRIVRRALRSVKEPA
- a CDS encoding 16S rRNA (uracil(1498)-N(3))-methyltransferase — its product is MSIQPKTRLYVDSPLGEGQAVGLDHERAHFLRHVLRLDKGDVVAVFNGRDGEWLAAIDGFGKGWCSLTVTAQRRLQAAGPDLWLLFAPIKRGRIDFVAEKASELGVSRLWPVFTRRTDPNRVNTDRLLANAIEAAEQSERLTVPEMADPLPLDRALAGWPAERTLYLCAEAGNVRPIAEAVRGRPRGPAAFLIGPEGGFAQSELDEICKLPFVVPVGLGPRILRADTAVVAALACWQALAGDWTADGGDTRPPFRAPADPTVGE
- the ubiA gene encoding 4-hydroxybenzoate octaprenyltransferase, with amino-acid sequence MTSPASPAPGDFTDIRRGDWIDRFAPAAVRPYLRLARLDRPIGTWLLLFPGWWSIALAGSGPLPDLWLMALFAIGAVVMRGAGCTVNDILDRDFDAMVERTRTRPIPSGQVSVKQALAFLVFQLLIGLAVLVQFNLLTIGLGVLSLVLVFTYPLMKRITWWPQAFLGLTFNWGALMGWTAVRGELEWPALALYAAGIVWTLGYDTIYAHQDKEDDARIGVKSTALRLGDQSKIWIYGFYTLTFVGIGIAGRLAGLGGLFLPLLSLAALQLSWQVATWNPDDQTDCLTKFKSNRWFGWLVLAAFLAGKI
- a CDS encoding glutamate--cysteine ligase gives rise to the protein MSAPPQTRGEPITDRRQLAAYLESGNKPADQWRIGTEHEKFAYRVSDHRPLPYEGPDGIGELLTRLQRFGWDPVEEKGNLIALTQGMANITLEPGGQVELSGAPLETLHQTCAEVHRHLDQVKEIGGELGIAMMGLGFQPKWRRDEIPWMPKGRYKIMGDYMPKRGNLGLDMMMRTCTVQVNLDFASEADMVKKFRVSLALQPIATALFANSPFTEGKPNGFQSFRSHIWTDTDPDRTGDLPFVFEDGFGFERYVDYLLDVPMYFVYRDGTYIDASGQSFRDFMQGRLPALPGEVPLITDWADHMTTSFPEVRLKKYLEMRGADGGPWRRLCALPALWVGLLYDSQALDAAWDLVKGWTTEERAHLRAEVPRHALRTPFRGRTVREVALEVLEIARGGLARRARNDNWGDDEAHFLNTLLDIAESGQTPADELLAKFNGPWGGSVDPVFKEYAY
- a CDS encoding CHAP domain-containing protein, which produces MRSKGIALCASFAAFIALSPFTISQAQAQDGDCVRTLRSISDFEIRGDAWTWWNTAAEQYERDKRPALGSVLVFKRSQRLGRGHVSLVSHIIDRRTIEVDHSWLDGRGLRRNMRVVDVSPRNDWTAVRVWHEPSDQLGLRVYTTYGFILPEGEEAEIRQADARDAGIGSTFAVAPQGRAAPKPAAGPRLMEASLKGHAVAVPGRKPQVLTASLTLSGKGIAAKMVPPLQTAAVLPARKPTQPAAQKGVEMVASTEGIRAVLPPRKPGSGDSTVAELTR
- a CDS encoding class I SAM-dependent methyltransferase, with translation MNNFSQIDFIRSNTVVTRTPLLPEIALHLATEITPLWEATEDSLKESNVPPPYWAFAWPGGQAVARLVLDRPELVAGKSVLDFAAGTGLVGIAAMMAGAARVQSCDIDRFALSAIALNAESNGVDVKAVSADLVDRPLPGIDVVLAGDVCYEKPMADRVTAWLRGIAATGTLVLLGDPGRAYVPLNGIERVAQYSVPTSLELEDREMRETVIWRLLPEA